One region of Parambassis ranga chromosome 21, fParRan2.1, whole genome shotgun sequence genomic DNA includes:
- the serp2 gene encoding stress-associated endoplasmic reticulum protein 2, with translation MVAKQRIRMANEKHSKNITQRGNVAKTLRPQEEKYPVGPWLLALFVFVVCGSAIFQIIQSIRMGM, from the exons ATGGTGGCTAAACAGAGGATCCGCATGGCCAACGAGAAACACAGCAAGAACATCACTCAGAGAGGAAACGTGGCCAAGACGCTG CGACCACAAGAGGAGAAGTACCCTGTGGGTCCCTGGCTGCTCgccctctttgtctttgttgtgtgtggaTCAG CCATATTTCAGATCATCCAGAGCATTCGTATGGGGATGTGA
- the LOC114425999 gene encoding TSC22 domain family protein 1-like isoform X2, whose amino-acid sequence MNSMNTPCYTVTMDLGVCQLRNFSISFLSSLLSAESSHVKLDNSSSGASVVAIDNKIEQAMDLVKSHLMYAVREEVEVLKEQIKELIERNSQLEQENTLLKTLASPEQMAQFQAQVQTGSPPAPQTVPPPGPPSTATLAQPASHNSGPSA is encoded by the exons ATGAACAGCATGAACACGCCGTGCTACACCGTGACCATGGACCTAGGTGTCTGCCAGCTGCGGAATTTCTCCATATCGTTTCTGTCGTCGTTACTGAGCGCAGAGAGCTCGCACGTCAAGCTCGACAATAG TTCGTCTGGAGCCAGCGTTGTGGCCATAGACAATAAGATTGAACAAGCGATG GACCTGGTGAAGAGTCACCTGATGTATGCTGTGcgtgaggaggtggaggtcctAAAGGAGCAGATCAAGGAGCTGATCGAGCGTAACTcccagctggagcaggagaacaCGCTGCTGAAGACGCTGGCCAGCCCGGAACAGATGGCTCAGTTTCAGGCCCAGGTTCAGACTGGATCTCCGCCAGCCCCTCAAACGGTCCCCCCACCGGGACCCCCAAGCACCGCCACCCTCGCGCAGCCCGCCTCGCACAACTCCGGCCCCTCGGCGTAG
- the LOC114425999 gene encoding TSC22 domain family protein 1-like isoform X1: protein MHHPDPAADSGSVRKMAHPAVFHRRGSNTGSGSGTALSTPANPVVNNSHVSADDFQPSLLIQCQPPAGSSSPGPHHPPPHSLNLQPQPTQTTGAQIKKKSGFQITSVTPAQISVSTNNSIAEDTESYDDLDESHTEDLSSSEILDVSLSRANDIVGAERSSSEETLNNFHEAETPGAVSPNQPSHPHTLNQAQQHGGAMVNGTVHHHHQHPHQSNHAQVYSLPSGSGSTPSILSSGALPCVTQKMPSNVGGPQENVSQAAPLNIVAQPVGIVAPGSVPGMHSSATGTTVSIVNPQTSSVSNVNMLSSANVPVRGGISTSASSSSGGLPLNVMSSSGGRGGTVPTGGNVLSTTNVSMIQQHQTINSSITMTTTTPAAAVSASGGAGLPTGVQSRVGSAVLQPVSAPVTAVATAPVSSAPVMPASASAPAVITSSRFRVVKLDSSSEPFKKGRWTCTEFYDKETPVTAPSSSASDTGSLSIRQFVSESVSGASERESTSGSSVSSTMSTLSHYIESACSGEAGGPPVPQYTQDYASPPQGFQGILPSGLNMGVSQSQPHLHTQDVNHPHVKTTVAPSAPTNIHQPTTIPGHQTTIGLPTTAVPQQQLTYAQAVANQAGSSQGIVGVQQQKLGIATLPQQSAATPQASTVQMRQPEYTQQGIPQAASTQPLSNQGGSAPSGTANGACQIIGGSQQSQALHHTQPPSVQATTNVASYVGVAGLGQQAQSHPSHLDGQQQKPQSLPTQIQNPVLSSQLPSTVHQSQASAPSVPQSDHQAQSQAHNTGVSGQMPRQVVPHSQPSTGSLTQDHSSAQALAHAAQASALYASLPNFTTTQLQDAQRLLLQHQSALLGWPKLSGGEAGSGSNIGQGQESEGNVATASALTAPAGLKAVDGEEDGSSGASVVAIDNKIEQAMDLVKSHLMYAVREEVEVLKEQIKELIERNSQLEQENTLLKTLASPEQMAQFQAQVQTGSPPAPQTVPPPGPPSTATLAQPASHNSGPSA, encoded by the exons ATGCATCATCCGGACCCTGCAGCAGACTCTGGCAGTGTTAGAAAGATGGCGCATCCGGCTGTCTTTCACAGGAGGGGTAGCAACACAGGCAGCGGGAGCGGCACCGCGCTGTCAACACCGGCAAACCCGGTGGTCAATAACAGCCACGTCTCAGCCGACGATTTTCAACCCTCCCTGTTGATTCAGTGCCAACCTCCTGCTGGTTCATCCTCCCCGGGACCCCATCATCCACCTCCCCACAGCCTGAATCTGCAGCCCCAGCCCACACAGACAACCGGCgctcaaataaaaaagaaaagtggtTTCCAGATCACAAGTGTGACTCCAGCACAGATATCTGTTAGTACCAACAACAGCATTGCAGAGGATACAGAAAGCTACGATGATTTGGATGAATCCCACACGGAGGATCTGTCGTCTTCTGAAATCCTGGATGTGTCTCTCTCACGAGCTAACGACATAGTCGGAGCAGAGAGAAGCTCTTCAGAGGAGACGCTGAATAATTTCCATGAAGCAGAGACCCCTGGAGCTGTTTCTCCCAACCAGCCTTCACACCCCCATACCCTGAATCAGGCACAACAGCATGGCGGGGCCATGGTGAATGGGACTGTGCATCATCACCATCAACATCCTCATCAGTCTAATCATGCCCAGGTCTACTCTTTGCCCTCCGGATCTGGGAGCACCCCATCTATCCTCTCATCTGGAGCTTTACCTTGTGTCACCCAGAAGATGCCTTCTAACGTGGGGGGCCCTCAAGAGAATGTTTCCCAGGCTGCCCCTCTGAATATTGTTGCTCAGCCTGTGGGGATTGTGGCCCCAGGATCTGTCCCTGGAATGCACAGCTCTGCTACAGGCACTACAGTTAGTATAGTTAATCCCCAGACCAGCAGTGTTAGTAATGTGAATATGTTGAGCTCTGCCAACGTGCCTGTGAGAGGGGGCATCAGCACGAGTGCTAGTAGTAGCAGTGGTGGCCTTCCTCTCAATGTGATGAGCAGCAGCGGAGGAAGAGGTGGTACTGTTCCAACTGGGGGTAATGTTTTGAGTACCACTAATGTCAGCATGATCCAGCAACACCAAACCATCAACTCCAGTATCACTATGACAACTAcaactcctgctgctgctgtcagtgcctCTGGAGGTGCGGGGCTCCCCACTGGGGTTCAGAGTAGAGTTGGATCAGCTGTACTTCAGCCTGTAAGTGCTCCGGTTACAGCTGTAGCCACAGCTCCTGTATCATCTGCTCCTGTTATGCCTGCTTCAGCTTCAGCCCCTGCAGTGATTACTAGCTCTCGCTTCAGGGTGGTGAAGCTGGACTCTAGCTCTGAACCCTTTAAGAAGGGCCGATGGACATGCACTGAGTTCTATGACAAAGAGACACCGGTCACTgctccctcttcctctgcatctgaTACTGGGTCTCTCAGCATACGTCAGTTTGTCTCTGAGAGCGTTTCTGGGGCCTCAGAGCGGGAAAGCACAAGCGGCAGTTCTGTGAGTAGTACTATGAGTACATTGAGCCATTACATTGAGAGTGCATGCAGTGGAGAGGCTGGTGGACCCCCTGTACCCCAGTATACCCAGGACTATGCCTCCCCTCCTCAGGGCTTTCAAGGAATCCTCCCCAGTGGTTTAAACATGGGAGTATCTCAAAGCCAGCCTCACTTGCACACCCAGGATGTCAACCATCCACACGTGAAGACTACTGTGGCCCCCTCAGCTCCCACAAACATTCATCAGCCTACAACCATACCAGGCCATCAGACGACCATTGGACTTCCTACAACTGCTGTgccccagcagcagctcacctATGCCCAGGCAGTTGCTAATCAGGCAGGTTCCTCACAGGGAATAGTGGGTGTTCAGCAGCAGAAGTTAGGCATTGCCACTCTGCCACAACAGTCTGCTGCTACTCCTCAAGCATCCACTGTACAGATGAGGCAACCTGAATACACACAGCAAGGGATCCCCCAGGCTGCTTCCACTCAACCTTTGTCCAACCAAGGTGGATCAGCACCTTCAGGCACAGCTAATGGAGCTTGCCAGATAATAGGAGGTTCTCAGCAGTCACAGGCactccatcacacacagcccCCCTCGGTTCAGGCCACCACAAATGTGGCCTCGTACGTTGGTGTAGCAGGTCTTGGCCAGCAGGCTCAGAGCCACCCAAGCCATCTGGATGGCCAGCAGCAGAAGCCACAGTCACTCCCCACACAGATCCAAAATCCAGTCCTGAGCAGCCAGTTGCCGAGCACAGTCCATCAGAGCCAAGCGTCTGCACCGAGTGTGCCTCAGAGTGATCATCAGGCCCAGTCCCAAGCCCACAACACTGGGGTTAGTGGTCAGATGCCCCGACAGGTAGTACCCCATAGTCAGCCATCTACAGGCAGCTTGACCCAGGATCATAGCAGTGCCCAGGCCCTGGCTCATGCTGCCCAGGCCAGTGCCCTCTATGCTAGTCTGCCCAACTTCACCACCACTCAGCTGCAGGATGCCCAGcgactgctcctccagcaccagTCGGCTCTGTTGGGGTGGCCCAAACTGTCCGGAGGGGAGGCTGGATCTGGATCCAACATTGGCCAAGGTCAGGAATCTGAGGGCAATGTTGCAACCGCCAGTGCCTTAACTGCACCTGCTGGTCTCAAGGCtgtggatggagaggaagatgg TTCGTCTGGAGCCAGCGTTGTGGCCATAGACAATAAGATTGAACAAGCGATG GACCTGGTGAAGAGTCACCTGATGTATGCTGTGcgtgaggaggtggaggtcctAAAGGAGCAGATCAAGGAGCTGATCGAGCGTAACTcccagctggagcaggagaacaCGCTGCTGAAGACGCTGGCCAGCCCGGAACAGATGGCTCAGTTTCAGGCCCAGGTTCAGACTGGATCTCCGCCAGCCCCTCAAACGGTCCCCCCACCGGGACCCCCAAGCACCGCCACCCTCGCGCAGCCCGCCTCGCACAACTCCGGCCCCTCGGCGTAG
- the LOC114425999 gene encoding TSC22 domain family protein 1-like isoform X3, with the protein MDLVKSHLMYAVREEVEVLKEQIKELIERNSQLEQENTLLKTLASPEQMAQFQAQVQTGSPPAPQTVPPPGPPSTATLAQPASHNSGPSA; encoded by the exons ATG GACCTGGTGAAGAGTCACCTGATGTATGCTGTGcgtgaggaggtggaggtcctAAAGGAGCAGATCAAGGAGCTGATCGAGCGTAACTcccagctggagcaggagaacaCGCTGCTGAAGACGCTGGCCAGCCCGGAACAGATGGCTCAGTTTCAGGCCCAGGTTCAGACTGGATCTCCGCCAGCCCCTCAAACGGTCCCCCCACCGGGACCCCCAAGCACCGCCACCCTCGCGCAGCCCGCCTCGCACAACTCCGGCCCCTCGGCGTAG